The following nucleotide sequence is from Streptomyces leeuwenhoekii.
GACGGCGACGACGAGTGCGACCTTGAGACCCACCAGGACGGTCTCGGTGCGGGCGCTGGACTTGATGCCGCGGCTCAGCAGGAAGGTGATCAGCAGGCACAGCACCATGGCCAGCAGGTCCACCCGGTGCCCGTCGCCGGTGCCGGGGGCGCCGAGCATCCAGGCGGGCAGCTGGATGCCGAAGTTCTGGAGGAGGAAGTTGGCGTAGCCGGAGACGCTGATGGCGACCACGGCCACGATCGCCGTGTACTCCAGGAGCAGGTCCCAGCCGATTAGCCAGCCGGCCAGCTCGCCGAGGACGGCGTAGCCGTAGGTGTAAGCGGAGCCGGCCTGCGGGATCAGCCCTGAGAACTCGGCGTAACAGAGCGCGGCCGCCGCGCTGGCGGCGCCCGCGATCAGGAACGACAGCGTCACGCCGGGGCCCGCGATGTCATGGGCGACAGCGCCCGCGAGCGAGAAGATGCCCGCTCCGATGATCGCGCCCAGGCCGATGGCGGTCAGTTGCCACAGCCCGAGTGTGCGGTGGAGTCCGCCGCCGTGCTCCATCTCGTCGGTCGACCCGAACGGGATGCGGCGCAACAGGCCGGAGCCTCTTCCCAGGGGGTTCGTCGGTGACATCTCCGGCCCTCTTCCTCGTCATAGCGGTCGGCTTCGCAGGACGTGCGCAGCCGGGGGTGGGGAATAGCGCGTTCGCGCGGGGACGATCAGCCGTGTCCCACGTCGCGTGGCAGGGCTCGCAGACGCGCGGTGACCGCCGGTCCAGCCGGTCACGGCAGGCGCGCACAGACGCCCACCGTTGACGGGTGTTGGGTAATGTATTACACCTAAGCCACTGAATGGCAAGAGTCCGTATCACCGACGGCCGCACGTGAACGTGCGGTACGACCACCGCGCAAGGAGACGCCCATGGCCGGACAGCAGCCCCTGGTGATCAGCACCGTCGATTACCACACCGGCGGCGAGCCCTTCCGCATCGTCAGCGAGCCGCCCGTCGCCATCGAAGGGGCGACGGTCGCCGAGCGCCGCACCTTCGCCATCACCGACCCCGACGTCGACGGTCTGCGCAGGCTGCTGTGCTCCGAACCCCGTGGGCATGCCGACATGTACGGCGGGTTCATCACTCCGCCCGACGACGAGGGGGCCCATTTCGGGGTGCTGTTCTGGCACAAGGACGGCTTCTCCACGGCCTGCGGCCACGGCTCCATCGCGCTCGCGGCGTGGGCCGTCCGGACCGGCCTCGTCGAACGGGACCCCTCCGGCATCACCAACGTCGTCATCGACGTCCCCTCCGGACGCGTCACCCTGCGCGTGCACGGCGACGGCGAACGGATCACCGGCATCGACTTCGTCAACGTGCCCAGCTACCGCCTAGCCGAGCAGGTCGCACTCACCACATCCCGGGGCGAGGTCGTCGTCGACATCGCCTACGGCGGCGCCATCTACGCCCACCTCGACGCCTCGGCCGTCGGCCT
It contains:
- a CDS encoding proline racemase family protein, with protein sequence MAGQQPLVISTVDYHTGGEPFRIVSEPPVAIEGATVAERRTFAITDPDVDGLRRLLCSEPRGHADMYGGFITPPDDEGAHFGVLFWHKDGFSTACGHGSIALAAWAVRTGLVERDPSGITNVVIDVPSGRVTLRVHGDGERITGIDFVNVPSYRLAEQVALTTSRGEVVVDIAYGGAIYAHLDASAVGLAVTPEHYTDLIAVGREVKWALNETVHARHPVDDRLSGIYGTILYDDLGADTDGNPHQRNVTVFADGQVDRSPCGSGTCSRVAVLAATGALKAGQILVHDSIVGSRFVARVAAELTADGYPAVVPEVTGTAYRTGEHRFELDPEDDLGAGFVLR